A window from Ruminiclostridium josui JCM 17888 encodes these proteins:
- a CDS encoding rhomboid family intramembrane serine protease, with product MKNNYFNSLVRYLVEKDYYHLISADNQVPDLSNGIASMIRDIQGTSVFVEIIDADRYTIEQISNIMLNGAAMLNNIQGSNAYIFKVFLFESTTDMDKVEIIKQHQVDITLEKRFMKCISLNISEKKVEKYFSVPAFDAGLVKSFKRFFSKDIDKRETSYKDIEGVIERRKKDFEIQFKAQKPWLTYIIIALNIFMYGLLQLVAMKTGTVYEQQLEPFGAKVNNLIMDGQYWRFITPMFLHADIVHLAVNCYSIYIIGTQVEKIFGRGRFLAIYFVSGLIGSAASFAFSLNSSVGASGAIFGLVGAMLYFSLGRPALLKSSYGVNLVTMTIINIAYGFMNKRIDNHAHIGGLIGGFLTAGAVYLAQEKNKKSLLKKVTSILLVVAITVGTLFYGFNNDINVLSPKLAALEQFDIQNNWIESEEKAKEILGLNPADKDIKIRVFWSLIRAKVSQGKFDEGIQSSKVLTEISPADGHYLLGVIYYNTRDFDKAKEELEEAKKAGSANTDNINEMLSNIEEIK from the coding sequence ATGAAAAATAATTATTTTAATTCTCTTGTAAGATATCTTGTGGAAAAAGATTATTATCACCTAATATCAGCTGATAATCAGGTGCCTGACTTATCTAATGGTATTGCAAGTATGATTAGAGATATTCAAGGAACTTCTGTATTTGTTGAAATTATTGATGCAGACAGATACACAATAGAGCAAATCAGTAACATTATGTTAAATGGCGCAGCAATGCTGAATAATATTCAGGGTAGTAACGCTTATATTTTCAAGGTTTTTCTGTTTGAAAGCACAACAGATATGGATAAAGTTGAAATTATTAAGCAACATCAGGTGGACATTACCTTGGAGAAACGCTTTATGAAGTGTATTTCTTTGAACATTTCTGAAAAGAAGGTTGAGAAATATTTCAGTGTTCCGGCTTTTGATGCCGGACTGGTAAAGTCTTTTAAAAGATTTTTTTCAAAGGATATTGATAAACGAGAAACCAGCTATAAGGATATAGAAGGTGTTATTGAGAGAAGAAAAAAGGACTTTGAAATACAATTTAAAGCCCAAAAACCATGGCTGACATATATAATTATTGCATTGAATATTTTTATGTATGGTTTGTTGCAGCTTGTGGCTATGAAAACCGGAACTGTTTATGAGCAACAGCTGGAACCCTTTGGAGCCAAGGTAAATAATCTTATCATGGATGGACAGTACTGGAGATTTATAACCCCTATGTTTCTTCATGCTGATATTGTTCACCTGGCTGTAAACTGCTATTCAATTTATATAATAGGCACTCAGGTGGAGAAAATATTCGGACGAGGAAGATTTCTGGCTATCTACTTTGTGTCGGGCTTAATTGGCTCAGCAGCAAGTTTTGCATTTTCCCTGAACTCTTCTGTAGGGGCATCTGGTGCAATATTTGGTTTAGTGGGTGCTATGCTGTATTTTTCACTGGGGCGTCCTGCACTATTAAAAAGCAGTTATGGTGTAAATCTTGTTACTATGACTATAATAAATATTGCTTATGGTTTTATGAACAAGCGAATTGACAATCATGCACACATTGGAGGTTTGATTGGAGGATTCCTGACTGCCGGGGCAGTGTATTTAGCTCAGGAAAAAAATAAAAAAAGCCTTCTAAAAAAGGTAACATCTATTTTACTTGTTGTAGCAATTACAGTTGGAACGCTTTTTTACGGCTTTAATAATGATATTAATGTTCTTTCTCCTAAGCTTGCTGCACTGGAGCAGTTTGATATTCAGAATAACTGGATAGAGTCAGAAGAAAAGGCAAAAGAAATACTTGGATTGAACCCTGCTGACAAAGATATTAAGATTAGGGTGTTTTGGTCATTAATTAGGGCTAAAGTAAGCCAGGGGAAATTTGATGAGGGGATTCAGAGCTCAAAGGTTTTAACTGAAATAAGTCCGGCTGACGGACATTATCTCCTTGGAGTCATATATTACAATACAAGAGATTTTGATAAAGCCAAGGAAGAACTTGAGGAAGCCAAAAAAGCAGGCTCAGCAAATACTGACAATATTAATGAAATGCTTTCAAATATTGAAGAAATTAAATAA
- the pdxS gene encoding pyridoxal 5'-phosphate synthase lyase subunit PdxS yields the protein MNERYELNKNLAQMLKGGVIMDVVNAKEAEIAQKAGAVAVMALERVPSDIRKAGGVARMSDPKMIKEIQSAVSIPVMAKVRIGHFVEAQILEALSIDYIDESEVLTPADEEFHIDKHTFKVPFVCGAKNLGEALRRIGEGASMIRTKGEAGTGNVVEAVRHMRTVTNEIRKVQSASKQELMTIAKEFSAPYDLVLYVHENGKLPVINFAAGGIATPADAALMMQLGCDGVFVGSGIFKSSDPVKRAQAIVKATTYYNDPKIIAEVSEELGTAMDSIDVRELSGNSLYASRGW from the coding sequence ATGAATGAGAGATATGAATTAAACAAAAATCTTGCACAAATGCTCAAAGGCGGAGTAATAATGGATGTAGTAAATGCAAAGGAAGCTGAAATTGCACAAAAAGCCGGTGCAGTTGCAGTAATGGCCCTAGAAAGAGTTCCTTCGGACATAAGAAAAGCCGGAGGAGTTGCAAGAATGTCCGACCCCAAAATGATAAAAGAGATACAAAGTGCCGTATCAATTCCCGTTATGGCCAAGGTCAGAATAGGACATTTTGTTGAAGCACAGATACTTGAAGCACTATCAATCGACTATATTGATGAAAGTGAAGTTTTAACCCCCGCCGATGAAGAATTTCATATAGATAAGCACACATTTAAGGTTCCTTTTGTATGCGGCGCAAAAAATCTTGGAGAAGCTCTCAGGAGAATTGGCGAAGGTGCCTCCATGATAAGAACAAAAGGCGAAGCCGGCACAGGAAATGTTGTTGAAGCTGTACGACATATGAGAACTGTAACAAACGAAATCAGAAAGGTTCAGAGTGCATCCAAGCAGGAACTTATGACCATAGCAAAAGAATTCTCCGCTCCATATGACCTTGTACTCTATGTTCACGAAAACGGTAAACTTCCTGTAATAAACTTTGCAGCAGGCGGAATCGCAACTCCCGCAGATGCGGCATTAATGATGCAGCTTGGATGCGATGGTGTATTCGTTGGTTCAGGGATATTCAAATCTTCAGACCCTGTAAAAAGAGCTCAGGCTATTGTAAAGGCAACTACTTATTATAATGACCCCAAAATCATTGCAGAGGTTTCAGAAGAGTTAGGTACTGCAATGGATTCTATAGATGTAAGAGAATTGTCAGGTAACAGCCTGTATGCCTCAAGAGGGTGGTAA
- the pdxT gene encoding pyridoxal 5'-phosphate synthase glutaminase subunit PdxT: MKKIGVLSLQGAISEHLEKLSKIPNVEPSIVKYKEDIDKIDGLIIPGGESTAIGKLICDFNLTEPLKTRINSGMPVWGTCAGMIILAKEITNDHRRHLEVMDINVVRNGYGRQLDSFTTEVSLPALSSEKIPLVFIRAPYVVNVAPQVEVLLRVDGNIVACRQNNMLATSFHPELTNDLSFHRYFSEMI; the protein is encoded by the coding sequence ATGAAAAAGATAGGTGTATTGAGCTTGCAGGGTGCCATATCGGAGCATTTGGAAAAATTATCTAAAATACCAAATGTAGAGCCCTCCATTGTAAAATATAAAGAAGATATTGATAAAATAGACGGACTTATTATCCCAGGCGGTGAAAGCACTGCAATAGGAAAACTTATTTGTGATTTTAACCTTACGGAGCCATTAAAAACAAGGATAAACTCAGGGATGCCTGTATGGGGAACCTGTGCGGGTATGATTATTCTTGCAAAAGAAATTACAAATGACCACCGGCGTCATCTTGAAGTTATGGACATAAATGTTGTAAGAAACGGATATGGGAGGCAGTTAGACAGCTTTACTACAGAAGTCTCCCTTCCGGCTCTTTCTTCTGAAAAAATTCCTCTGGTATTTATCAGGGCACCTTATGTGGTTAATGTAGCACCACAGGTTGAAGTTCTTTTGCGAGTAGACGGAAATATAGTTGCATGCAGACAGAACAATATGCTAGCCACATCCTTTCATCCAGAGCTAACAAATGACCTTAGTTTTCACAGGTACTTTTCAGAAATGATATGA